In Canis lupus baileyi chromosome X, mCanLup2.hap1, whole genome shotgun sequence, one DNA window encodes the following:
- the ARMCX1 gene encoding armadillo repeat-containing X-linked protein 1 — protein sequence MGRTREAGCVAAGVVIGAGACYCVYRLTWGRDESEKIWDGDDEEDEEEEESIDIVESGVKTGKGAKANAGMGTGARLQGEAKVKAEVGMELQSGSDIKAAAQVGAQSGGGLEAKAKALFNTLKEQASAKAGRGARLSTISGNRTLAPSLPCPGGRGGGCHPTRSSRVGSRASGKTKGRTRGKSTRTPATAWPVRRGKFNFPYKIDDILGAPDLQKVLNILERSNDPFIQEIALVTLGNNAAYSFNQNAIRELGGLPIIAKLIKTKDPIIREKAYNALNNLSVNAENQGKIKTYISQVCDDTMICRLDSAVQMAGLRLLTNMTVTNHYQHLLSYSFPDFFALLFLGNYFTKIQIMKLIINFTENPAMTRELVSCKVPSELISLFNKEWDREILLNILTLFENINDNIKNEGLASSKKEFSRSSLFFLFKESGVCVKKIKALANHNDLVVKVKVLKVLTKL from the coding sequence ATGGGCCGTACTCGGGAAGCTGGCTGCGTGGCCGCTGGTGTGGTGATTGGGGCTGGAGCCTGCTACTGCGTGTACAGACTGACCTGGGGAAGAGACGAGAGTGAGAAAATCTGGGATGGCGATGATGAAgaagacgaggaggaggaggaatctATTGATATTGTAGAGTCTGGGGTCAAGACTGGGAAAGGAGCTAAGGCTAATGCTGGGATGGGAACTGGAGCTAGACTTCAGGGTGAAGCAAAGGTCAAGGCTGAGGTGGGCATGGAACTCCAGAGTGGTTCAGATATAAAGGCAGCAGCCCAGGTGGGGGCCCAGAGTGGAGGTGGTCTAGAGGCCAAGGCTAAAGCCCTTTTCAACACTCTGAAGGAACAGGCAAGTGCAAAAGCTGGGAGAGGTGCCAGGTTGAGCACTATCTCTGGGAACAGGACACTTGCACCCAGTTTACCCTGCccaggaggcagaggtggaggcTGCCACCCCACCAGGAGTTCGAGGGTTGGAAGTAGGGCAAGTGGAAAAACCAAGGGAAGAACTCGAGGTAAGAGCACCAGGACTCCAGCCACGGCATGGCCTGTTCGCAGGGGCAAGTTCAACTTTCCCTATAAGATTGACGATATTCTGGGTGCTCCTGACCTTCAAAAGGTTCTTAACATCCTGGAAAGATCAAATGATCCTTTTATTCAAGAAATAGCCTTGGTCACTCTGGGTAACAATGCCGCATATTCTTTTAACCAAAATGCTATTCGTGAATTGGGTGGTCTTCCAATTATTGCAAAACTGATAAAAACGAAAGATCCTATTATCAGGGAAAAAGCTTACAATGCCCTTAATAACTTGAGTGTGAATGCTGAAAATCAGGGAAAGATTAAGACCTACATCAGTCAAGTATGTGATGATACCATGATCTGTCGCTTGGACTCAGCTGTGCAGATGGCTGGACTACGACTGTTGACCAATATGACTGTGACTAATCATTACCAACATTTGCTTTCCTATTCTTTTCCAGACTTTTTCGCTTTGTTATTTCTGGGAAATTACTTCACCAAGATTCAGATTATGAAACTAATTATAAACTTTACTGAAAATCCAGCCATGACCAGGGAGCTGGTCAGTTGTAAAGTCCCATCAGAATTGATTTCCCTCTTTAATAAAGAATGGGACAGAGAGATTCTTCTTAACATCCTTACACTATTTGAGAATATAAATGACAACATAAAAAACGAAGGGCTCGCATCATCTAAGAAAGAATTCAGCAGaagttcactttttttcttattcaaagaATCTGGAGTGTGTGTTAAGAAAATCAAGGCATTAGCAAATCACAATGATCTGGTGGTGAAAGTTAAAGTCCTAAAAGTATTGACCAAACTCTAA